In Wenyingzhuangia fucanilytica, the following are encoded in one genomic region:
- a CDS encoding metalloregulator ArsR/SmtB family transcription factor — protein sequence MKLRRDIFQAISDPTRRAILVLLTSQSMTAGAIAENFDAARPTISKHIQILNECDLVDANQQGREIYYELKVEKMKEIDKWLEQFRAIWENRFNQLDNLLETLKNKNNEE from the coding sequence ATGAAATTAAGACGAGATATTTTCCAAGCCATTAGCGATCCAACAAGAAGAGCAATATTGGTACTACTTACTTCACAATCCATGACAGCAGGAGCAATTGCTGAAAATTTTGATGCTGCGAGGCCTACTATTTCTAAACACATTCAAATTTTAAATGAATGTGACTTGGTTGATGCAAACCAACAAGGTCGAGAAATATACTACGAGTTAAAAGTTGAAAAAATGAAAGAAATCGACAAATGGTTAGAGCAATTTAGAGCCATTTGGGAAAATAGATTTAACCAACTAGATAATTTATTAGAAACACTTAAAAACAAAAATAATGAAGAGTAA
- a CDS encoding SRPBCC family protein, translated as MKSNLLFNFSVNKENKTINIQREFNANLELVWKAWTEPELLNQWWAPKPYHIVTKTLDLEIGGMWLYAMVSPENEKTWCKADYKGIEINKLLSWLDAFCDENGNENTIKPRSLWTNIFTEKNDITLVDVTLKHDKLEDIETLIKMGFKEGFGMALLNLDQLLLTKNKKQ; from the coding sequence ATGAAGAGTAATTTATTATTCAATTTTTCCGTGAATAAGGAAAATAAAACTATTAACATTCAGCGAGAGTTTAATGCTAATCTTGAATTGGTTTGGAAAGCTTGGACAGAACCAGAATTATTAAACCAGTGGTGGGCACCAAAACCCTATCATATTGTAACTAAAACTTTAGATTTAGAAATTGGCGGAATGTGGCTTTATGCAATGGTAAGCCCTGAAAACGAAAAGACCTGGTGTAAAGCTGATTATAAAGGAATTGAAATAAACAAGTTATTATCTTGGTTAGATGCCTTTTGTGACGAAAATGGAAATGAAAATACAATAAAACCACGCTCATTATGGACAAATATTTTTACAGAAAAAAATGACATTACATTAGTAGATGTTACCTTAAAACACGATAAACTAGAAGACATTGAAACATTGATTAAAATGGGCTTTAAGGAAGGTTTCGGAATGGCTCTTTTAAACTTAGACCAATTATTATTAACTAAAAATAAAAAACAATGA
- a CDS encoding SRPBCC family protein: MNKLQFDFLVNKKDNTLTIVREFNAERELVWDCYTKSELLEKWFAPKPLTAKTKTMDFKEGGYWLYAMIEPNGTEHWGRTDFTEIKPIDYYRSLDGFCDKNGNLNSGLPRAKWHVSFLDLNEKSKVETIVTYNSLKDLETIIEMGMEDGLKSTLERLDELLINVRK; encoded by the coding sequence ATGAATAAACTACAATTTGACTTCTTAGTAAACAAGAAAGATAACACACTTACTATTGTGCGTGAATTTAACGCAGAAAGAGAACTTGTTTGGGATTGCTACACGAAAAGTGAATTATTAGAAAAGTGGTTTGCACCAAAACCATTGACGGCCAAAACAAAGACGATGGATTTTAAGGAAGGCGGTTATTGGTTATACGCTATGATAGAACCAAACGGAACTGAGCACTGGGGACGAACAGATTTTACAGAAATTAAACCTATTGATTATTATAGATCATTAGATGGGTTTTGTGATAAAAATGGAAATCTAAACTCAGGTTTGCCAAGAGCAAAATGGCATGTGAGTTTTTTAGATTTGAATGAAAAATCAAAAGTTGAGACCATTGTAACCTACAATTCTCTAAAAGATTTAGAAACTATAATAGAAATGGGAATGGAAGATGGACTTAAATCAACGTTAGAAAGATTGGATGAGTTATTAATAAATGTAAGAAAATGA
- a CDS encoding DoxX family protein, giving the protein MKKIKIIFWIATSIIFALEALMPLATLLFAHEYFNAGTKPLGYPDYFAYALIVCKILGATAIMLPKLPVKLKEWAYAGLTFNLIFAAISHIAVDQVIANIVMPIVVGIVLSVSYVYSQKINHKSKTI; this is encoded by the coding sequence ATGAAAAAGATTAAAATCATATTTTGGATAGCAACTTCCATCATTTTTGCGTTAGAGGCCCTAATGCCATTGGCAACGCTTTTATTCGCACACGAATATTTTAACGCAGGAACTAAACCTTTGGGCTATCCCGATTACTTCGCCTACGCTTTAATTGTTTGCAAAATATTAGGAGCAACCGCGATAATGCTTCCAAAACTTCCAGTTAAACTAAAGGAATGGGCGTATGCCGGTTTAACATTCAATTTAATTTTTGCAGCTATAAGTCATATAGCGGTAGACCAAGTCATAGCCAACATTGTAATGCCTATAGTGGTAGGAATTGTTCTAAGTGTATCTTATGTCTACTCACAAAAAATTAATCATAAATCTAAAACTATATAA
- a CDS encoding DUF4287 domain-containing protein: MSFQTYIKNIEDKTGKTAEDFQTLAEQKGFTRNGELVVKATEVTNWLKEDFQLGHGHAMAMYAYIKGKRE, translated from the coding sequence ATGTCATTCCAAACATACATCAAAAACATAGAAGATAAAACAGGTAAAACCGCAGAAGATTTTCAAACATTAGCAGAACAAAAAGGCTTTACCAGGAATGGAGAATTAGTTGTAAAGGCTACCGAAGTGACCAATTGGTTGAAAGAAGACTTTCAGTTAGGCCATGGTCATGCAATGGCTATGTATGCCTATATAAAAGGGAAAAGAGAATAA
- a CDS encoding DUF998 domain-containing protein: MNKLTVTKISAIGFVVLLVILHFINTSVNPIWQPISEYALGNTGWLMQIVFFLLGISFLTLGLYLIKYLPKIGSKIGGVLLVIASLGNFLAGIFNTDPVDTLPEYMTMSGQIHNAAAGLLGFMILATVFITYQFRKQEQLKPFRKNMFVFTIILWGLEVALIIVMGVYLSETDGMITPETPIGWLGRIVIVFCAIWVWSCAHYLQKSNFKN, translated from the coding sequence ATGAACAAGTTAACTGTCACAAAAATAAGTGCTATCGGATTTGTTGTCCTATTAGTCATTTTACATTTCATAAACACATCAGTAAATCCAATATGGCAACCCATTAGCGAATATGCATTAGGAAATACAGGTTGGTTAATGCAGATTGTATTCTTTTTACTTGGTATAAGTTTTTTAACCTTAGGCTTATATCTAATTAAATACTTACCCAAAATAGGTTCTAAAATTGGAGGAGTGTTGTTAGTAATAGCATCTCTTGGTAATTTCTTAGCAGGCATTTTTAATACTGATCCTGTAGATACTTTACCCGAGTACATGACTATGAGTGGCCAAATTCATAACGCAGCAGCAGGACTATTAGGTTTTATGATTTTGGCTACGGTGTTTATTACTTATCAATTTAGAAAACAGGAACAGCTTAAACCATTTAGAAAAAATATGTTTGTATTTACTATAATTCTTTGGGGTTTAGAGGTTGCTTTAATAATTGTCATGGGTGTTTATTTGAGTGAAACGGATGGTATGATTACACCAGAGACTCCTATTGGTTGGCTTGGTAGAATCGTTATCGTATTTTGTGCTATTTGGGTTTGGAGTTGTGCTCATTATCTCCAAAAATCTAATTTCAAAAATTAG
- a CDS encoding DUF1801 domain-containing protein — protein MNIINQFIKDKIKEEHQPIFLKFRSLIKAKFPTLKEEMRGGTEKYYGVPVYRHNRIIISVSPTLKGITFSFTDGKQFEDKYKLLEGVGKKSLNLRLSDPKDYKDEILEYYILQAIELDNK, from the coding sequence ATGAATATCATCAATCAATTCATAAAAGATAAAATTAAGGAAGAGCATCAACCTATTTTTTTAAAGTTTAGGAGCTTGATTAAAGCAAAATTCCCAACACTAAAAGAAGAAATGCGAGGAGGAACCGAAAAATATTATGGTGTCCCAGTTTATAGACACAATAGAATTATCATCTCCGTGAGCCCTACCCTAAAAGGAATTACCTTTTCTTTTACGGATGGTAAACAGTTTGAAGACAAGTATAAACTACTTGAAGGAGTCGGAAAAAAATCATTAAATTTAAGATTGAGTGACCCCAAAGATTATAAAGATGAAATACTTGAGTATTATATTTTACAAGCGATTGAATTAGATAACAAATAA
- a CDS encoding VOC family protein → MKTTILRIVPNIYSNDVEASKKFYTQFLEMKLVMDMEWVLTFASKENPKAQITIIQNTENKPLDNKAIFLSIEVVNIDQWYERAKTQDIEIVYPITTESWGVKRFFVKDPNGATINLLSHCV, encoded by the coding sequence ATGAAAACAACCATTCTAAGAATAGTTCCTAACATTTATTCCAATGATGTGGAAGCAAGCAAAAAGTTTTATACTCAGTTTTTAGAGATGAAATTGGTGATGGATATGGAATGGGTTTTAACTTTTGCATCCAAAGAAAACCCAAAGGCTCAAATCACAATTATTCAAAATACGGAGAACAAACCACTGGATAATAAAGCCATTTTTCTATCCATAGAAGTGGTGAATATTGACCAATGGTATGAACGAGCAAAAACACAAGATATTGAAATAGTTTACCCAATAACAACCGAATCTTGGGGTGTAAAACGATTTTTTGTCAAAGATCCCAACGGAGCAACAATCAATTTATTGTCACATTGTGTTTAG
- a CDS encoding helix-turn-helix transcriptional regulator — MAYTDNISRLSRLTAIHLKLQSNLYVTVEQLSEQFNISKRTVYRDLHALEQANVPIVAVEGKGYTLMDGYKIPPVMFTETEANALIFAQKIMAKTKDESLINEFNNAIDKVKAVLRSEEKSKADFLANRTFIGKNWQNEKTSNFLSVVQRALTNFNVLKIAYKKESDLEPILREIEPFAIYHSSSEDWIIVAWCRLRNEFRNFRIDRIKTIVNLPEKFVPHQMTMEEYGEIQRKKYLEGNSLHYKNIKTTKMITVKVTYTVKPDFVQKNQENINLFMTDFKKMDTNEFRYGSYVCGDGKTFVHLSHYKNENIQKKMLQVPSFLSFQKQRDESGLEDLPEIEVMEVVASSHDIFKF, encoded by the coding sequence ATGGCATATACAGATAACATTTCAAGACTTTCACGGTTAACGGCAATTCATTTAAAATTACAGTCTAATTTATATGTGACAGTAGAACAATTGTCGGAGCAATTCAATATTAGCAAAAGAACTGTTTATAGAGATTTACACGCTTTAGAGCAAGCCAATGTTCCTATTGTGGCTGTGGAGGGAAAAGGTTATACTTTAATGGACGGGTATAAAATTCCACCTGTAATGTTTACAGAAACTGAAGCAAATGCACTCATTTTTGCACAAAAGATAATGGCAAAAACCAAAGATGAATCTTTGATAAATGAATTTAATAATGCCATAGATAAAGTAAAAGCAGTATTACGAAGTGAAGAAAAATCAAAAGCTGATTTTTTAGCGAATAGAACATTTATAGGAAAGAATTGGCAAAATGAAAAAACAAGTAATTTTCTTTCTGTAGTACAACGTGCTTTAACAAATTTTAATGTATTAAAAATAGCCTATAAAAAAGAATCTGACTTAGAACCAATTCTAAGAGAAATAGAACCTTTTGCTATTTACCATAGTTCTTCAGAAGATTGGATTATAGTAGCTTGGTGCAGGTTGAGAAATGAATTTAGAAATTTTAGAATAGACAGGATAAAAACCATCGTTAATTTACCCGAAAAATTCGTTCCACACCAAATGACAATGGAAGAATATGGTGAAATCCAGCGGAAAAAATATTTAGAAGGAAATAGTTTACATTATAAAAATATAAAAACAACCAAAATGATAACCGTAAAAGTAACGTACACTGTAAAACCTGATTTTGTTCAGAAGAACCAAGAAAACATTAACTTGTTTATGACTGATTTCAAAAAAATGGACACTAATGAATTCCGCTACGGTTCCTATGTGTGTGGAGACGGCAAAACATTTGTTCACCTATCTCATTACAAAAATGAGAACATTCAAAAAAAAATGCTTCAGGTGCCTTCATTTTTGTCTTTTCAGAAACAAAGAGATGAAAGTGGTTTAGAAGACTTGCCAGAAATTGAAGTAATGGAAGTAGTTGCTTCTTCACATGATATTTTTAAGTTTTAA
- a CDS encoding Crp/Fnr family transcriptional regulator, with amino-acid sequence MTDSFFESIYNYPSIKKEDYKAIMSAHTKVEFVKNEIILNEGKISNEYFLIKKGLFRSFVIDYKGNEITTDFFSPNDILIEVASLFLRTPSNESIQALTDCEVYKIEFNDFQKLYSTIEGFTEWGRSWMSQQLFMAKHRAVNMHTQSASQRYLELMIQNPQIIKEVPLKYIATYLGITDTSLSRIRKEVLSQSENLP; translated from the coding sequence ATGACAGATTCCTTTTTTGAAAGTATTTATAACTATCCAAGTATTAAAAAAGAGGACTATAAAGCTATTATGTCCGCCCACACCAAAGTTGAGTTTGTAAAAAATGAAATCATACTTAATGAAGGCAAAATAAGTAATGAATATTTTTTGATAAAAAAAGGTTTGTTTCGTTCATTTGTTATTGACTATAAAGGCAACGAGATTACTACCGATTTTTTTAGTCCTAATGATATTTTAATTGAAGTAGCTTCTTTATTTCTTCGTACACCTTCTAATGAATCCATACAAGCATTAACAGACTGTGAAGTTTATAAAATTGAGTTCAATGATTTTCAAAAATTGTATAGCACTATAGAAGGCTTTACCGAATGGGGTCGCAGCTGGATGTCTCAGCAACTTTTTATGGCAAAACATCGTGCTGTAAATATGCATACACAAAGTGCTTCTCAACGCTATTTAGAACTAATGATTCAGAACCCACAAATAATCAAAGAAGTACCCTTAAAATATATTGCGACTTATTTAGGGATTACCGATACGTCTTTAAGTAGGATAAGAAAAGAAGTATTGTCTCAATCAGAGAACTTGCCATAG
- a CDS encoding VOC family protein, with translation MKKFNPVVWFEIYVNDIDRAVKFYQNVFQVTLEDMSDPTNKNVQMKCFPSDMENYGAAGALMKMDGITPSTNGSLVYFGCEDCKILENRAAENGAEIIQAKMGIGEHGFVSIVKDTEGNSIGFHSLN, from the coding sequence ATGAAAAAATTTAATCCTGTAGTGTGGTTCGAAATTTATGTAAATGACATAGATAGAGCTGTAAAGTTTTACCAAAATGTATTTCAAGTTACATTGGAAGATATGAGTGACCCAACAAATAAAAATGTTCAAATGAAATGTTTCCCTAGTGATATGGAAAATTACGGTGCAGCTGGAGCTTTAATGAAAATGGATGGGATAACACCTTCTACAAATGGTAGTCTTGTTTATTTTGGTTGTGAAGATTGTAAAATTTTAGAAAATCGAGCAGCTGAAAATGGAGCTGAAATTATTCAAGCGAAAATGGGAATTGGAGAACACGGCTTTGTATCTATTGTTAAAGATACTGAAGGGAATTCTATTGGGTTTCATTCATTGAACTAG
- a CDS encoding DNA-binding protein, with product MTKIISSPNCGNSPKMEFLKQFNIAFVEGNVAFLTENVTDDIVWNMIGDKKLKGIKAFTEELEKMQSVKASELILNQILSHGKEGAANGVMTMENGKQYAFSDFYLFQSAKGEKLKEITSYCIKL from the coding sequence ATGACCAAAATAATATCAAGTCCCAATTGCGGTAATTCTCCCAAAATGGAATTTTTAAAACAATTTAATATTGCCTTTGTCGAAGGGAATGTTGCCTTTTTAACAGAAAATGTAACAGACGACATCGTTTGGAATATGATTGGCGACAAAAAATTAAAAGGAATAAAAGCGTTTACGGAAGAATTAGAAAAAATGCAATCTGTAAAAGCATCTGAATTGATATTAAATCAAATCCTATCCCACGGTAAAGAAGGTGCAGCAAATGGGGTAATGACAATGGAAAATGGAAAACAGTATGCGTTTTCTGATTTTTATCTGTTTCAGAGTGCTAAAGGAGAGAAATTAAAAGAAATAACATCATACTGCATAAAATTATAA
- a CDS encoding DUF1569 domain-containing protein gives MKTIFDPNIRLQLIKRIEQINADSKAQWGKMNVYQMIKHLNIWNQWVLGIDNNIPYKQDFLGKLIGKMVLKANTKNDKPMGKGAPAGSNFTIKEKSGDFEKQKQKLFDLTEHYGCYNNLDFIHGFFGRMTKEQIGIFAYKHYDHHLRQFGV, from the coding sequence ATGAAAACCATTTTTGACCCGAACATCAGACTACAGCTAATCAAACGAATTGAACAAATCAATGCAGACAGTAAAGCGCAATGGGGTAAAATGAATGTTTACCAAATGATAAAACATTTGAATATTTGGAATCAATGGGTGCTAGGTATTGATAACAATATACCTTATAAACAAGACTTTCTTGGTAAACTTATTGGAAAAATGGTCTTAAAGGCCAACACCAAAAACGACAAACCGATGGGTAAAGGTGCACCAGCAGGTTCAAACTTTACCATCAAAGAGAAAAGTGGAGATTTTGAGAAGCAAAAACAAAAATTGTTTGATTTAACTGAACATTACGGGTGCTATAACAACCTAGATTTTATTCACGGTTTTTTCGGTAGAATGACCAAAGAACAAATTGGAATTTTCGCTTATAAGCATTATGATCATCATTTAAGACAGTTTGGAGTTTGA
- a CDS encoding DUF1330 domain-containing protein, with translation MEKYLEATTNSGKQFYQNFKDRGEIVMLNLLKFKEIADYTDLKHLRPKQEISGEEAYQLYLDTTKSQFLKAGSEIVYYGKGKDFLIGPETEKWDAILLVKHQSVLKFMEFAQSEDYLKNAGHRTAALEDSRLLPSSEIKF, from the coding sequence ATGGAAAAATATTTAGAAGCCACAACCAATAGTGGTAAACAATTTTATCAAAACTTTAAGGACAGGGGAGAAATAGTAATGTTAAATCTATTAAAATTTAAAGAAATAGCTGATTATACAGATTTAAAACATCTAAGACCCAAACAAGAAATTAGTGGAGAAGAAGCCTATCAGCTATATCTCGATACCACAAAATCACAATTTCTAAAAGCAGGTAGTGAAATTGTATATTATGGAAAGGGAAAAGATTTTTTAATAGGACCTGAAACTGAAAAATGGGATGCAATATTATTGGTTAAACATCAATCGGTACTAAAATTTATGGAATTTGCTCAAAGTGAAGATTATCTAAAAAATGCTGGTCATAGAACTGCTGCACTTGAAGATTCACGTTTGCTACCAAGCTCTGAAATAAAATTTTAA
- a CDS encoding ArsR/SmtB family transcription factor yields the protein MKLRRDVFQAIADPTRRTIITLVAASAMTPSAIAENFDYSRQTISKHIQILTECELLKQEQKGREIYYQLNPDGMKEIAEFIEPFRKLWDERFNSLEAVMKKHQSNIK from the coding sequence ATGAAATTAAGGAGAGATGTATTTCAAGCTATAGCCGACCCAACACGAAGAACCATTATCACGTTGGTTGCGGCAAGTGCAATGACACCGAGTGCTATTGCCGAAAACTTTGATTATTCCAGACAAACCATTTCCAAACACATTCAAATTCTTACCGAATGTGAATTGTTGAAACAGGAACAAAAGGGAAGGGAAATCTATTATCAACTAAATCCTGATGGGATGAAGGAAATAGCTGAGTTTATAGAACCGTTTAGAAAATTATGGGATGAACGATTTAATTCATTGGAAGCTGTTATGAAGAAACATCAATCAAATATTAAATAG
- a CDS encoding SRPBCC family protein: MEQKTKINALEGKQELTITREFDLPVELVYKAYTEAEFVAEWMGTNVLKLENKNHGSYAFETSHEGNVMFKANGTIHKIVPNQEIVRTFEMENMSIGVQLEFLNFEKVTEDKSMLTIQIIYKSEKHRAEQLKLPFAYGLNMAHDKLEVIFTN; encoded by the coding sequence ATGGAGCAAAAAACTAAAATCAATGCCCTAGAAGGTAAGCAAGAGCTAACTATCACGAGAGAATTTGACCTTCCTGTTGAACTTGTTTACAAAGCCTATACCGAAGCAGAATTTGTAGCAGAATGGATGGGAACCAACGTACTAAAACTGGAAAACAAAAATCACGGAAGTTATGCATTTGAAACCTCACACGAAGGAAACGTAATGTTTAAGGCAAACGGAACAATTCACAAAATCGTACCAAATCAAGAGATAGTAAGAACTTTTGAAATGGAAAATATGTCGATAGGCGTACAATTGGAGTTCTTGAATTTTGAAAAAGTTACAGAAGACAAAAGCATGTTAACCATTCAGATTATATACAAATCAGAAAAACACCGTGCTGAGCAATTAAAACTACCTTTTGCTTATGGTTTAAATATGGCTCACGATAAATTAGAGGTAATATTTACAAATTAA
- a CDS encoding DoxX family protein — MKKRDKIIYWIATVWLSLGMLSTGIVQLLQLEENIQSMELLGYPMYLLSILGVWKILGVITILIPKSPLLKEWAYAGFFFVMSGAIVSHLAVGDETVTLFGPTLLLVLTIVSWYFRPASRKSEKL, encoded by the coding sequence ATGAAAAAAAGAGACAAAATCATTTATTGGATAGCCACAGTTTGGCTTTCCTTAGGGATGTTATCAACAGGAATTGTACAATTGTTGCAATTAGAAGAAAATATTCAAAGTATGGAATTACTAGGTTATCCTATGTATTTGTTAAGTATTCTAGGTGTATGGAAAATTCTGGGAGTTATAACCATCTTAATTCCTAAATCCCCATTACTTAAAGAGTGGGCATACGCAGGATTTTTCTTTGTAATGTCAGGAGCTATTGTTTCACATTTAGCAGTTGGAGATGAAACGGTAACACTTTTTGGGCCTACCTTACTTTTGGTTCTTACAATTGTATCTTGGTATTTTAGACCAGCAAGCAGAAAATCAGAAAAACTATAA
- a CDS encoding iron chaperone: MADLKPKTVDEFIDISPQESQEVMIKLKKLIEATEPNAESGISWNVPIYKYNGILAGFSLAKKHVSFGIDSLTEEMRKILEEKGYKTGKKTIQIKFNQDIPSEELISLVKEQAKLNEI, encoded by the coding sequence ATGGCAGATTTAAAACCTAAAACAGTTGATGAGTTTATTGATATTTCACCACAAGAATCTCAAGAAGTAATGATTAAGCTGAAAAAGCTAATTGAAGCTACTGAACCAAATGCAGAAAGTGGTATTAGTTGGAATGTGCCCATCTATAAATACAATGGCATTCTTGCTGGATTTTCCTTGGCTAAAAAACACGTAAGTTTTGGCATAGACTCATTAACAGAAGAAATGCGTAAAATATTGGAAGAAAAGGGATATAAAACAGGAAAAAAAACCATTCAAATAAAATTTAACCAAGATATTCCTTCAGAAGAACTGATAAGCTTGGTAAAAGAGCAAGCTAAATTAAACGAAATTTAA
- a CDS encoding YdeI/OmpD-associated family protein encodes MEKVDQYIEKIKNWKEETILLREICLECGLEEDFKWMHPCYTFQGKNIVLIHGFKEYCALLFHKGALLNDANNLLIQQTENVQSARQIRFRNKQEIVDLKVVIKTYIFEAIEVEKAGLEVKMKKTSEYEIPQELEEALKSNPELETAFYDLTLGRQRGYLLYFSQAKQSKTRISRIEKAKPKIFEGKGLND; translated from the coding sequence ATGGAAAAAGTAGACCAATACATCGAAAAGATAAAGAACTGGAAAGAAGAAACCATTCTATTGCGAGAAATCTGTTTAGAATGTGGTCTCGAAGAGGATTTTAAATGGATGCATCCTTGTTATACTTTTCAAGGTAAAAACATTGTACTTATTCACGGTTTTAAGGAGTATTGTGCCTTGTTATTTCATAAAGGAGCATTACTTAATGATGCTAACAACCTTTTAATTCAACAAACCGAAAACGTGCAGTCAGCTCGTCAAATTCGATTTAGAAACAAACAGGAGATTGTTGACTTAAAAGTAGTTATAAAAACCTATATATTTGAAGCCATAGAGGTGGAAAAAGCAGGATTGGAAGTAAAAATGAAAAAGACTTCTGAATATGAAATTCCTCAAGAACTTGAAGAAGCATTAAAAAGTAATCCCGAATTAGAGACAGCATTTTATGACCTAACCCTAGGGAGACAAAGAGGATATTTACTCTACTTCTCACAAGCCAAACAATCCAAAACACGAATATCAAGAATTGAAAAAGCAAAACCGAAAATTTTTGAGGGAAAAGGATTAAATGATTGA
- a CDS encoding glyoxalase/bleomycin resistance/dioxygenase family protein encodes MNDIKFNGGINIAIKIPKSKYQETVKFYREILKLEVTEKEIKNPTVSKTHEVKFGNNIIWLDCVDNYTHSETWLELKTPNVEKATEYLKSNGIETCDELEEIPKDNHWIMDPAGSVFIIGKDNSEYSLD; translated from the coding sequence ATGAACGACATCAAATTTAATGGCGGAATAAATATCGCAATAAAAATCCCGAAATCTAAATATCAGGAAACTGTGAAATTTTATAGAGAAATCCTGAAATTGGAAGTGACCGAAAAAGAAATAAAGAACCCAACAGTTTCTAAAACTCACGAAGTTAAATTTGGAAATAATATAATTTGGTTGGATTGCGTAGACAATTATACTCATTCGGAAACTTGGTTGGAGCTGAAAACGCCAAATGTGGAAAAAGCGACAGAATATTTGAAATCCAACGGAATTGAAACTTGCGATGAATTGGAAGAAATACCAAAAGATAATCATTGGATAATGGACCCAGCAGGTAGTGTATTTATAATCGGAAAAGATAATTCGGAATATTCACTCGACTGA
- a CDS encoding helix-turn-helix transcriptional regulator, which translates to MMYKEINPSRNLQNQIHSYWKIRGDTSSNHWERIFPDGCPGLIMNLGDNCTTDNGTVKMEHGKTYLVGAMTTFKESYINENTHLIGVCLKPSAFASFFSYCSLSEIKNNTVLFDKNLSFDRDHFFKDNHTNYLNQFFTDRKNNKAAKLCSVIDDIQVSRGLMTIDELSKQNGISIRQLERLFNSFIGLTPKEYANIIRLQKALNLITSQKEHTSLSDIAFECGYYDHSHLTNAIKRHTGYLPSEL; encoded by the coding sequence ATGATGTATAAAGAAATAAATCCAAGTCGTAACCTCCAAAATCAAATTCACAGCTATTGGAAAATAAGGGGTGATACATCGAGTAATCATTGGGAACGTATTTTTCCTGATGGTTGCCCAGGTTTGATTATGAACCTTGGAGACAACTGTACCACCGATAATGGCACAGTAAAAATGGAACACGGTAAAACCTATCTCGTTGGAGCAATGACTACTTTTAAAGAAAGTTACATCAATGAAAACACACACCTCATAGGAGTTTGTCTTAAACCTTCAGCTTTTGCATCATTTTTCTCTTATTGCTCTCTCAGCGAGATAAAAAATAATACAGTTCTATTTGATAAAAATCTCTCTTTTGATAGAGACCATTTTTTTAAGGATAACCACACCAATTATTTAAATCAATTTTTTACGGATAGAAAAAATAATAAGGCCGCAAAATTATGTTCAGTCATAGATGACATACAGGTATCAAGAGGTTTAATGACTATTGATGAATTGTCAAAACAAAATGGAATTTCAATAAGGCAATTAGAGAGGTTATTTAACAGCTTTATAGGGTTAACCCCAAAAGAATACGCAAACATTATTCGTCTACAAAAAGCCTTAAATTTAATTACATCACAAAAGGAACATACCTCATTATCAGATATAGCTTTTGAATGTGGATATTATGACCATTCGCATCTCACCAATGCTATAAAACGTCATACAGGGTATTTACCCTCCGAACTTTAA